In Desulfovibrio sp. UIB00, the following are encoded in one genomic region:
- a CDS encoding protease modulator HflC, translating into MSKNPLVLILVALVLLIVVTQGFFTVHQTQKALVLQLGEPLSRVYGPGLHFKIPFIQNVVYFDARVLDYEARSREAFTVDKKAIVLDNYARWKIIDPLQFYRTMRSIPGAQARLDDVVYSQLRALVGAYTLTEVVSSHRAAIMKEVTNKVSDLMHGYGVEVLDVRIKRTDLPPENQRAIFGRMRAERERQAKQYRSEGEEESTRIRSDADRQRAVILAEAARAAQVERGMGDAKAAAVYAQAYNKAPQFYAYQRWLDAMRKSLKENSKLVLSNETPLLNQQH; encoded by the coding sequence ATGAGTAAAAATCCTCTGGTGCTGATTCTTGTTGCTCTGGTACTGCTTATCGTTGTTACCCAGGGATTCTTTACTGTTCACCAGACCCAGAAGGCTCTGGTTTTGCAGCTGGGCGAACCGCTTTCGCGCGTGTACGGGCCTGGTCTGCATTTTAAAATTCCTTTCATCCAGAACGTGGTCTATTTCGATGCCCGTGTTCTGGACTATGAAGCGCGCTCCCGAGAGGCCTTTACCGTAGATAAAAAGGCCATTGTTCTTGATAACTATGCGCGCTGGAAGATTATTGATCCCCTGCAGTTTTATCGCACAATGCGTTCCATTCCCGGAGCGCAGGCGCGGCTGGACGACGTTGTCTATTCACAACTGCGGGCACTCGTGGGTGCGTATACCCTTACAGAGGTCGTGTCCTCCCACAGGGCGGCCATCATGAAGGAAGTGACCAACAAGGTTTCCGACCTCATGCATGGCTACGGAGTCGAGGTGCTGGATGTACGCATCAAGCGTACAGACCTGCCACCTGAAAACCAGCGTGCGATTTTTGGGCGCATGCGGGCCGAACGTGAACGGCAGGCAAAGCAGTACCGTTCGGAAGGTGAAGAGGAGTCGACGCGTATTCGTTCCGATGCCGACCGCCAGCGCGCGGTTATTCTGGCAGAGGCGGCGCGCGCCGCGCAGGTTGAACGAGGAATGGGCGATGCCAAGGCTGCGGCAGTTTACGCCCAGGCCTATAACAAGGCCCCTCAGTTCTATGCGTACCAACGCTGGCTTGACGCCATGCGTAAATCACTAAAAGAGAACAGCAAGCTGGTGCTTTCCAACGAAACGCCACTGCTCAATCAGCAACATTGA
- a CDS encoding helix-turn-helix domain-containing protein: MPGFAEIYERIKLATNSRTQVELAEVLDIRQSSISDAKRRNSVPGDWFMKLFEKFGLNPDWLKQGVGPMYLRTEQGYVPEDAPASLAETAAHYGDAMARGGIHSVYDAKCVYNDDAPRPALALAGKISLPLSLTRDGLQVLRVRGANMAPLISEGAHVGVDTMDTDVVSGRIYAIFAPNEGVVLRRVFLNSTQDGYVLRSEAASFPETQLAAGLLAKRMLGRVAWVLQEV, translated from the coding sequence ATGCCCGGTTTTGCAGAGATATATGAACGCATCAAGTTGGCCACCAACAGCCGTACACAGGTTGAGCTGGCCGAGGTTCTGGACATCCGTCAGTCCAGTATTTCCGATGCGAAACGGCGCAATTCCGTGCCTGGTGACTGGTTCATGAAGCTTTTCGAGAAGTTTGGGCTGAACCCTGACTGGCTCAAGCAGGGTGTAGGCCCCATGTACTTGCGCACCGAGCAGGGCTACGTGCCTGAAGACGCACCGGCCTCACTTGCCGAAACAGCTGCCCACTATGGCGATGCCATGGCCCGTGGTGGCATCCATTCCGTGTACGACGCCAAGTGCGTCTACAATGATGATGCCCCCCGTCCTGCCCTGGCTCTGGCGGGCAAGATATCGCTGCCGCTTTCACTCACACGTGACGGCCTTCAGGTGCTGCGGGTGCGCGGCGCCAACATGGCCCCCCTTATCTCGGAAGGGGCGCATGTGGGTGTGGATACAATGGATACGGATGTGGTGTCTGGCCGCATCTATGCCATTTTTGCTCCCAATGAGGGCGTAGTGCTGCGCAGGGTGTTTTTGAACAGCACCCAGGATGGCTACGTGCTGCGCTCCGAGGCTGCAAGCTTCCCCGAAACCCAGTTGGCTGCGGGCCTGCTTGCCAAGCGCATGCTTGGCCGCGTGGCGTGGGTGTTGCAGGAAGTGTAG
- a CDS encoding lytic murein transglycosylase: MMLQPAFAVHSFCRRAWSVCGLAGCLLLCACSGAQTAASRGGDGITSYDLPSSPAASQPSYSTAGAPPAASPNTGQGYATPNYSGGYSGGYAGGSSGAGTTAAPSYGEPQSQAPGYAAPSPTYAPTPAPTYTPSYQQSQPQPAAGSAAIAPAWRPLADRLAADGLSGPRVNALLATLSATPTQSPMGRKMRELYNRKFFPKPPSTAPVAPYYKGVLTDANVQLCRQFVAQNKRAFDQAEARFGVPSSIAVSLLFVETRLGKVLADVPENAFYTLASMSVTRQPSDIPDWLPRMPGYQEHLDWFAEIMPKRADWAYKEVKALVEHMLRDNIDPHHLPSSIYGAVGLCQFMPSNIATYGADGDGDGKVDLFTIPDAVASLSNYLAKHGWKPGLPRTRQHQLLMAYNHAAIYANTIMALSDMINGAPSPEASAKAAPATAGKPASAKAGKAAPAKAAKPVSKAPKPVKPAN, translated from the coding sequence ATGATGCTGCAACCGGCTTTTGCCGTTCATTCGTTTTGCCGAAGAGCCTGGTCGGTATGTGGTCTTGCGGGCTGTCTGCTGCTGTGCGCCTGTAGCGGCGCACAGACAGCGGCCTCACGCGGTGGGGACGGTATTACATCGTATGATTTGCCGTCCTCTCCTGCTGCAAGCCAGCCTTCCTACAGCACGGCTGGGGCACCTCCTGCCGCTTCGCCAAACACGGGGCAGGGCTATGCGACCCCCAATTATTCCGGCGGTTATTCCGGCGGGTATGCGGGGGGGAGCAGCGGTGCGGGCACTACGGCGGCTCCAAGCTATGGCGAGCCGCAAAGTCAGGCTCCTGGCTATGCCGCGCCATCTCCAACATATGCGCCCACGCCTGCGCCAACATATACCCCGTCATACCAGCAAAGCCAGCCGCAACCAGCGGCAGGCTCCGCTGCCATTGCTCCGGCATGGCGGCCCTTGGCTGATCGGCTTGCGGCTGACGGGCTTTCTGGTCCACGGGTGAACGCCCTGCTGGCTACGCTCAGCGCCACGCCCACGCAGTCGCCCATGGGCAGGAAAATGCGCGAGCTGTATAACCGTAAATTTTTCCCCAAGCCGCCTTCCACCGCGCCTGTGGCCCCGTATTACAAGGGCGTGCTGACCGATGCCAACGTGCAGTTGTGCCGCCAGTTTGTGGCGCAGAACAAGCGGGCGTTTGATCAGGCCGAGGCCCGTTTTGGCGTACCTTCATCCATAGCGGTATCCCTGCTGTTTGTGGAAACCCGCCTTGGCAAGGTGCTGGCTGACGTGCCGGAAAATGCCTTTTACACGCTTGCAAGCATGTCGGTAACGCGTCAGCCCTCTGATATTCCTGACTGGCTGCCGCGCATGCCCGGCTATCAGGAGCATCTCGACTGGTTTGCTGAAATCATGCCCAAACGGGCAGATTGGGCCTACAAGGAAGTAAAGGCCCTGGTGGAGCACATGTTGCGCGACAATATTGATCCGCACCACCTGCCAAGCTCCATTTACGGGGCTGTGGGCCTTTGCCAGTTCATGCCTTCCAATATTGCCACGTATGGCGCGGACGGCGACGGCGATGGCAAGGTTGACCTGTTCACCATCCCCGATGCTGTGGCAAGTCTTTCCAATTATCTCGCCAAACATGGCTGGAAGCCCGGCCTGCCACGCACTCGGCAGCATCAGCTGCTCATGGCCTACAACCATGCCGCCATCTACGCCAACACCATCATGGCCTTGTCAGACATGATCAACGGCGCGCCTTCGCCCGAGGCCTCGGCCAAGGCAGCCCCGGCCACTGCGGGCAAGCCTGCATCGGCAAAAGCTGGCAAGGCCGCTCCGGCCAAGGCTGCCAAACCTGTGAGCAAGGCTCCAAAACCGGTTAAGCCCGCAAACTGA
- a CDS encoding HDIG domain-containing metalloprotein, with product MNTNSGAQSSLKESNRPLADLPPLPSLCSAGAQRPVPSEAACLALWDKYGMLPNIRRHSLLVAHVAAALAQRAADRGFAVHVPEVRAGGLLHDIAKTYCVKHGGSHAQVGAAWTVAETGNYAIAQGVMMHVWWPWALPQGPGICSLPFFVIYADKRIRHDACVTLEERYEDLLERYGRTEAAREGIGVAYRQGKNIESALEAQLGWALHENSFDCGRVVH from the coding sequence ATGAACACCAATTCCGGCGCGCAGTCTTCTCTGAAAGAAAGCAACCGGCCTCTGGCCGACCTGCCTCCCTTGCCATCGCTTTGCAGCGCGGGCGCTCAGCGGCCCGTACCCAGTGAAGCAGCATGTCTGGCCCTATGGGACAAATACGGCATGCTGCCGAACATTCGGCGGCATTCCTTGCTTGTGGCGCACGTGGCAGCCGCGCTGGCCCAGCGGGCGGCAGACAGGGGCTTTGCCGTGCACGTTCCAGAGGTTCGCGCTGGTGGCCTTTTGCACGACATAGCCAAGACCTACTGCGTCAAACACGGCGGCAGCCATGCGCAGGTAGGCGCGGCCTGGACTGTGGCTGAAACGGGCAATTATGCCATTGCACAGGGCGTGATGATGCATGTGTGGTGGCCGTGGGCCTTGCCGCAGGGGCCGGGAATCTGTTCACTGCCTTTTTTTGTGATCTATGCCGACAAGCGCATCAGGCACGATGCCTGCGTTACGCTTGAAGAACGCTACGAAGACCTGCTTGAGCGCTATGGCCGTACCGAGGCTGCGCGCGAAGGCATTGGCGTTGCCTACAGACAGGGAAAAAATATTGAAAGCGCCCTTGAGGCGCAGTTGGGATGGGCCTTACATGAAAATTCTTTTGATTGCGGGCGGGTGGTCCACTGA
- a CDS encoding D-alanine--D-alanine ligase has protein sequence MKILLIAGGWSTEREVSLNGARAMQEALAQRGHSVTFFDLLSGFDCLLETAAAHDFALINLHGAPGEDGLVQAMLERVGCPYQGSGPAGSFLALNKSAAKQIFRQAGLPTAEWEFLPCAPEAGWQPRLPYPLFVKSNTGGSSLRMGRASNRAELDAVLASIFAAGDEVIMEPVLAGREVTCGILGEDALPPILIEPVAGDFFDYESKYAKDGAREICPAPISEALTSRVQELALAAHKALGLSGYSRADFILGPDDSLTILEVNTLPGMTATSLVPREARTVGLDFGQLLEKLIELGMADQRHN, from the coding sequence ATGAAAATTCTTTTGATTGCGGGCGGGTGGTCCACTGAGCGTGAAGTTTCGCTCAACGGGGCGCGCGCCATGCAGGAGGCGCTTGCGCAACGCGGCCATTCGGTAACGTTTTTTGATCTGCTTTCGGGCTTCGACTGCCTGCTTGAGACAGCAGCCGCACACGATTTTGCCCTCATCAACCTGCACGGCGCACCCGGCGAAGACGGCCTTGTGCAGGCCATGCTTGAGCGGGTGGGCTGTCCATACCAGGGTTCCGGCCCTGCGGGGTCTTTCCTGGCGCTTAACAAAAGCGCCGCCAAGCAGATATTTCGGCAGGCGGGCCTGCCCACGGCAGAGTGGGAATTTTTGCCTTGCGCCCCCGAGGCTGGCTGGCAGCCACGCTTGCCCTATCCGCTCTTTGTTAAAAGCAATACGGGCGGGTCATCGTTGCGCATGGGGCGCGCCAGCAACCGGGCCGAGCTTGACGCCGTGCTGGCATCCATTTTTGCCGCTGGCGACGAGGTCATCATGGAACCAGTGCTCGCAGGGCGCGAAGTAACCTGCGGCATTCTGGGCGAGGATGCCCTGCCGCCCATTCTTATTGAGCCTGTGGCTGGCGACTTTTTTGACTATGAAAGCAAGTACGCCAAGGACGGAGCGCGCGAGATATGCCCCGCGCCCATCAGCGAAGCGCTGACCTCCCGCGTGCAGGAGCTTGCCCTTGCGGCGCACAAGGCCCTTGGCCTGAGCGGCTACAGCCGGGCTGATTTTATTCTTGGCCCGGACGACAGCCTGACCATTCTTGAGGTAAACACCCTGCCGGGCATGACGGCCACCAGCCTTGTGCCGCGCGAGGCACGCACGGTTGGGCTGGACTTTGGGCAGTTGCTTGAAAAACTCATTGAGCTGGGCATGGCCGACCAGCGTCACAACTGA
- a CDS encoding DMT family transporter: protein MLSKSAAGHMAALFCIIVWGTTFISTKVLLRAFTPVEILFFRFLLGYAALWLACPRMLRMTDKRQEVLFALAGLCGVTLYFLLENIALTYTFASNVGVIVAISPFFAGLLAFWLLRAERPGLNFFLGFVAAMLGIGLISFSGSTQLRLNPLGDVLAVLAGLSWAGYSILTRKLMAFGYNSLMVTRRCFFYGLLFMLPCLPFMEFHLGMERLENPVNSINLLFLGLGASALCFVAWTFAIQRLGAVKSCVYIYLVPVVTVITAVLVLHEQITWMAALGTALTLLGLGISEMRNFSLMKKAERLSK, encoded by the coding sequence ATGCTCAGTAAATCAGCCGCAGGTCACATGGCGGCACTGTTCTGCATTATCGTGTGGGGCACTACATTTATTTCCACAAAGGTTCTACTGCGGGCGTTTACGCCGGTGGAGATTCTTTTTTTCCGTTTTTTGTTGGGCTATGCGGCCTTGTGGCTTGCCTGCCCGCGCATGCTGCGCATGACGGACAAGCGGCAGGAAGTGCTGTTCGCCCTTGCTGGGCTGTGCGGCGTGACACTGTATTTTCTGCTTGAAAATATCGCTCTAACATACACATTTGCCTCAAATGTGGGCGTGATTGTTGCCATATCGCCTTTTTTTGCGGGTTTGCTGGCCTTCTGGCTGCTGCGGGCCGAGCGTCCCGGGCTGAACTTCTTTTTGGGCTTTGTGGCCGCCATGCTGGGCATTGGCCTCATCAGCTTTAGCGGCAGCACGCAACTACGCCTCAATCCTCTTGGGGATGTGCTTGCCGTGCTGGCCGGACTTTCATGGGCCGGGTATTCCATTCTGACGCGCAAGCTTATGGCCTTTGGCTATAACAGTCTGATGGTCACAAGGCGCTGTTTTTTTTACGGACTGCTGTTTATGCTGCCTTGTCTGCCGTTCATGGAATTCCATCTGGGGATGGAGCGACTGGAAAACCCGGTCAACAGCATAAATCTGCTGTTCCTGGGGCTGGGGGCCTCCGCCCTGTGCTTTGTGGCCTGGACGTTTGCCATACAGCGGCTTGGGGCAGTCAAAAGCTGCGTCTATATCTATCTTGTTCCTGTTGTCACGGTAATTACTGCTGTGCTGGTACTGCATGAGCAGATTACCTGGATGGCAGCGCTTGGAACAGCCCTGACGCTGCTTGGATTGGGCATTTCTGAAATGCGCAATTTCAGCCTGATGAAAAAGGCGGAACGTCTGAGCAAGTGA
- a CDS encoding sodium:alanine symporter family protein, producing the protein MESLIGVLQQIQEIVWGPPTMILLLITGLYYTLRLGFLQFIHLPKAIRYIFEKEEGSVGDVSAFASLCTALAATIGTGSIVGVATALRVGGPGALFWMWVSAVLGMATKYAEGVLAIKYRSIDEKGEVAGGPMYYIEQGMGIKWKWLAKLFAFFGAVTALMGCGTFPQVNAITESVSNAFNVPIPLVGAVVTVATAAVVIGGIKSISSVAEFIVPLMAAFYVAASAYVLFNQSAALPGAFALVVKSAFEPSAVAGGATGAVIVSVMTAMRTGIARGVYTNEAGLGSAPIVVAAAKSDSGVRQGLIAMTGVFFTTIVICTMTGLVIITSGLLESSTFDGGILSNAAFNAGMSGDMGMYVVSIGLVFFSFTTIIGWNYYGERCVVYLTDGVKYVMSYKILYILCVAVAPYLSIRPIWYMADITNACMAFPNLIALLVLSPIVIAETKKYFQ; encoded by the coding sequence ATGGAAAGTCTTATTGGCGTGCTGCAACAAATTCAGGAAATTGTCTGGGGTCCCCCAACCATGATCCTTCTCCTGATCACCGGGCTTTATTATACTCTCCGGTTGGGATTTCTTCAGTTTATTCATCTCCCCAAAGCTATTCGTTATATTTTTGAAAAAGAGGAAGGCAGTGTGGGCGATGTTTCCGCATTTGCTTCCCTCTGCACGGCATTGGCCGCAACGATTGGGACAGGCAGTATTGTTGGCGTGGCAACCGCCCTGCGTGTGGGCGGGCCGGGCGCGCTCTTCTGGATGTGGGTTTCGGCTGTTCTTGGCATGGCCACAAAGTACGCTGAAGGCGTGCTGGCCATCAAATACCGTTCCATAGATGAGAAGGGCGAAGTGGCTGGCGGCCCCATGTACTATATTGAGCAGGGCATGGGCATTAAGTGGAAATGGCTTGCCAAGCTGTTTGCGTTTTTTGGCGCGGTCACAGCCCTGATGGGCTGTGGCACCTTCCCGCAGGTCAATGCAATTACAGAATCCGTCAGTAATGCCTTTAATGTGCCGATCCCGCTGGTGGGCGCAGTTGTGACCGTTGCCACGGCCGCTGTTGTCATTGGCGGCATCAAGTCCATTTCCAGCGTGGCTGAATTTATTGTGCCGCTGATGGCGGCCTTTTATGTTGCTGCTTCGGCCTATGTGCTGTTCAACCAGTCGGCGGCGCTTCCCGGTGCTTTCGCCCTGGTCGTGAAGTCTGCTTTTGAGCCTTCTGCCGTGGCTGGCGGCGCTACCGGCGCTGTCATCGTTTCTGTAATGACAGCCATGCGTACCGGCATTGCCCGAGGTGTGTACACAAACGAAGCAGGGCTTGGCAGCGCCCCCATTGTGGTGGCCGCAGCCAAGTCTGATTCCGGCGTGCGGCAAGGCCTGATTGCCATGACTGGCGTTTTCTTCACGACTATTGTCATCTGTACCATGACGGGGCTGGTTATTATCACCTCTGGTTTGCTGGAAAGCTCAACGTTTGACGGCGGTATCCTTTCCAACGCCGCATTCAATGCTGGCATGTCTGGCGACATGGGAATGTATGTAGTCTCCATCGGGCTTGTATTCTTTTCGTTTACGACAATCATTGGCTGGAACTACTACGGCGAACGGTGCGTTGTGTATCTGACGGACGGGGTAAAATACGTAATGAGCTACAAAATACTGTATATTTTGTGCGTAGCTGTTGCCCCGTATCTGTCCATCAGGCCTATCTGGTATATGGCCGATATCACCAATGCCTGTATGGCCTTTCCCAATCTTATTGCACTGTTGGTGCTGAGCCCCATAGTCATAGCGGAAACAAAAAAGTATTTTCAATGA
- a CDS encoding prenyltransferase has product MRCGDLLREAWVPRPALAPKLTFRQQARAWWQACRPPFFITAAIPVTLALALAFRLQGDIRPGQWATYALLLAGCFMGLTIANLANDLFDHILGVDGGDNIGGSRVIQSGLISPRQLSIVLLLLTPATLAVGGLLILGLDPALRPALWALSVFAVGSAVFYVAPPIRYGHRALGEVFVCLNMGFIMVSASATLLLGRFEPCSLALALPVGLMVAGVLYYQSLPEIETDLAAGKHTLANTLGKAGSFLLFRLWWPLVWVLLCNLWAAGLAGWPVVLCLTGLPFYLAACRRIRLAGDGDWLPLDAHGHLVRKCYLISGAALILGVLL; this is encoded by the coding sequence ATGCGCTGCGGCGATCTTTTGCGCGAGGCATGGGTTCCCCGCCCTGCCCTCGCGCCAAAGCTTACTTTCCGCCAACAGGCAAGGGCGTGGTGGCAGGCCTGCCGCCCGCCTTTTTTCATTACGGCGGCCATTCCGGTTACGCTGGCTCTGGCACTGGCCTTTCGCCTGCAAGGTGACATCCGGCCTGGGCAGTGGGCAACCTACGCCCTGCTGCTGGCTGGCTGCTTTATGGGCCTGACCATTGCCAATCTGGCCAACGACCTCTTTGACCATATTCTCGGCGTGGACGGCGGCGACAACATCGGCGGCTCACGCGTCATCCAGTCCGGCCTTATCAGCCCGCGCCAACTGTCCATTGTTCTGCTCCTGCTTACCCCGGCAACGCTTGCCGTGGGCGGCCTGCTGATTCTGGGGCTGGACCCGGCCCTACGGCCCGCACTCTGGGCATTGAGCGTGTTCGCGGTGGGTTCCGCTGTTTTTTACGTGGCGCCGCCCATCCGCTACGGACACCGCGCCCTTGGCGAAGTGTTTGTGTGCCTGAACATGGGCTTTATCATGGTGAGCGCCAGCGCCACCTTGCTGCTGGGCCGTTTTGAGCCGTGCAGCCTCGCGCTGGCACTGCCCGTGGGCCTGATGGTGGCTGGGGTGCTGTACTACCAGAGCCTGCCGGAAATCGAAACCGATCTTGCGGCGGGCAAGCATACTCTTGCCAATACTCTGGGCAAGGCCGGATCGTTTTTGCTGTTCCGCCTGTGGTGGCCGCTGGTATGGGTTCTGCTGTGCAACCTGTGGGCAGCGGGGCTTGCAGGCTGGCCGGTTGTGCTGTGCCTGACGGGCCTGCCCTTTTATCTTGCCGCCTGCCGCCGCATCCGCCTTGCCGGGGATGGCGACTGGCTGCCGCTGGACGCTCACGGGCATCTGGTTCGCAAATGCTACCTCATCAGCGGTGCGGCACTCATACTGGGTGTGCTGCTGTAA
- a CDS encoding dTDP-4-dehydrorhamnose 3,5-epimerase family protein, which produces MNTEEMTAQDVGIAGALLHPLKVIPTEGGPVLHMLRPGSPLLPDFSKGFGEIYFSEVLPCHVKAWKRHTRQTQHFAVPSGLLKIVMYDDRPDSETRGVLCELALGRPEHYGLLRIPVNVWYGFTAMGDAPALICNCADIPHDPTEGQRLPADDPSIPYTWSEGGV; this is translated from the coding sequence ATGAATACAGAGGAAATGACTGCGCAAGATGTTGGCATTGCAGGCGCACTGCTGCACCCCCTGAAGGTCATTCCGACAGAAGGCGGGCCGGTGCTGCACATGCTGCGCCCCGGTTCGCCCCTGTTGCCAGACTTCAGCAAGGGCTTTGGGGAGATCTATTTTTCAGAGGTGCTGCCCTGCCACGTCAAGGCCTGGAAGCGCCACACCCGCCAGACCCAACACTTTGCCGTGCCTTCCGGCCTGCTGAAAATCGTGATGTATGACGACAGGCCAGACTCCGAAACGCGCGGCGTTTTGTGCGAACTGGCCCTTGGCAGACCGGAACACTACGGCCTGCTGCGCATCCCCGTGAACGTGTGGTACGGCTTTACAGCTATGGGTGATGCCCCGGCGCTCATCTGCAACTGTGCTGACATCCCCCACGATCCCACCGAGGGGCAGCGACTGCCCGCCGATGACCCTTCCATCCCCTACACGTGGAGTGAAGGAGGCGTATAA
- the rfbG gene encoding CDP-glucose 4,6-dehydratase yields MFANAYKGRRVFVTGHTGFKGSWLAAWLTQMGAVVGGFSDCVPTTPSHYAAMDLCAHLEADVRGDIRDRESMIKAMRQFRPDVVFHLAAQALVRKSYDDPALTFEANMMGTLNVLEAVRACPDVQAVIMITSDKCYRNDEWVWGYRETDHLGGHDPYSASKGCAEIIAHSYFESFFKDGPACATVRAGNVIGGGDWAQDRIVPDCARAWAAGQPVQIRSPWATRPWQLVLEPLSGYLWLGARLLLGLNEPFNLRGQAYNFGPAADVNNTVAEVVDALALHWPGFASEMDKNGQAGMKECTLLKLCCDKALAHLGWKATLTFEETIRYTAEWYHCFYQGQNGKQPQNMLDFTLGQIAAYVNAAEQRNQVWVK; encoded by the coding sequence ATGTTTGCCAACGCATATAAAGGACGCCGGGTCTTTGTAACCGGACACACGGGATTCAAAGGTTCATGGCTTGCGGCATGGCTGACCCAGATGGGCGCAGTGGTCGGCGGTTTTTCCGACTGCGTGCCCACCACCCCCTCGCACTACGCCGCCATGGATCTTTGCGCGCACCTCGAGGCTGACGTGCGTGGCGACATCCGCGACCGCGAAAGCATGATCAAGGCCATGCGCCAGTTCCGCCCCGATGTGGTCTTCCACCTTGCGGCGCAGGCGCTGGTGCGCAAGTCGTACGACGACCCGGCCCTGACCTTTGAAGCCAACATGATGGGCACCCTCAACGTGCTTGAGGCTGTGCGCGCCTGCCCCGATGTGCAGGCCGTCATCATGATCACTTCCGATAAATGCTACCGCAATGATGAATGGGTCTGGGGTTATCGCGAAACCGACCACCTCGGTGGGCACGATCCCTACTCCGCCTCCAAGGGCTGCGCGGAGATCATCGCCCATTCCTATTTTGAAAGCTTTTTCAAGGATGGCCCCGCCTGCGCCACCGTGCGCGCCGGCAATGTGATCGGCGGCGGCGACTGGGCACAGGATCGTATTGTTCCCGACTGCGCCCGCGCATGGGCCGCCGGGCAGCCTGTGCAGATCCGCAGCCCGTGGGCCACGCGCCCCTGGCAGCTCGTGCTGGAGCCTCTTTCCGGTTACCTGTGGCTTGGCGCGCGCCTGCTGCTGGGCCTCAACGAGCCTTTCAACCTGCGCGGGCAGGCCTACAACTTTGGCCCTGCGGCAGACGTCAACAATACCGTGGCCGAAGTGGTGGATGCCCTTGCCCTGCACTGGCCCGGCTTTGCCAGCGAGATGGACAAGAACGGTCAGGCGGGCATGAAGGAATGCACCCTGCTCAAGCTCTGCTGCGACAAAGCACTGGCGCATCTGGGCTGGAAGGCTACCCTCACCTTTGAGGAAACCATCCGCTACACCGCCGAATGGTACCACTGCTTCTATCAGGGCCAGAACGGCAAGCAGCCCCAGAACATGCTCGACTTCACCCTTGGGCAGATCGCGGCCTACGTCAACGCCGCCGAACAACGCAATCAGGTGTGGGTAAAGTAA
- the rfbF gene encoding glucose-1-phosphate cytidylyltransferase: MKVIIMCGGKGTRLREETSVKPKPMVEIGGRPVLWHIMSIYARFGFKDFILPLGYKGEVIKQYFHDYNIRNTDFTVDLKSGNITTYPNPIEDWRVTLCDTGQETQKGGRLKRVAKHIDTDRFMVTYGDGVADIDLNKLIEFHKQSGSIGTFTGVRMPSRFGTVRTDANGKILSWEEKPVLDEFINCGFFVFKREFLDYLTEDEACDLEKEPLQRLAAEGQLSMYPHPGQWQCMDTLRDSIKLNEMWDAGKAFWV, translated from the coding sequence ATGAAAGTCATCATCATGTGCGGCGGCAAGGGTACGCGTCTGCGCGAAGAAACCTCGGTCAAACCCAAGCCCATGGTCGAGATCGGCGGACGGCCCGTGCTCTGGCACATCATGTCCATCTATGCGCGCTTTGGCTTCAAGGATTTTATCCTGCCCCTTGGTTACAAGGGCGAGGTCATCAAGCAGTATTTCCACGACTACAACATCCGCAATACGGATTTTACGGTTGACCTCAAGAGCGGCAACATCACCACCTATCCCAATCCCATTGAGGACTGGCGCGTGACCCTGTGCGACACCGGGCAGGAAACGCAAAAGGGTGGCCGCCTCAAGCGCGTTGCCAAGCACATTGACACCGACCGCTTTATGGTTACTTACGGCGACGGCGTTGCTGATATCGACCTGAACAAGCTCATCGAATTCCACAAGCAGTCGGGCAGCATCGGCACCTTTACGGGTGTGCGCATGCCCTCGCGCTTTGGCACGGTGCGCACCGATGCCAACGGCAAGATCCTTTCGTGGGAAGAAAAGCCCGTTCTGGACGAATTCATCAACTGCGGATTTTTCGTCTTCAAGCGCGAATTTCTTGACTACCTCACCGAGGACGAAGCCTGCGATCTGGAAAAAGAACCCTTGCAGCGGCTGGCGGCGGAGGGGCAGCTTTCCATGTATCCGCACCCCGGTCAGTGGCAGTGCATGGACACGCTGCGCGACTCCATCAAGCTCAACGAGATGTGGGACGCGGGCAAGGCCTTCTGGGTCTAA